In one Armatimonadota bacterium genomic region, the following are encoded:
- a CDS encoding acetyl-CoA carboxylase biotin carboxylase subunit gives MFQRVLIANRGEIACRVIRACHELGIEAIAVHSQADRDSRHVHMADRSICIGAGTNADSYLNLANVLSACEITGADAVHPGFGYFSERPRFAEALGSMGIKFIGPSVAAIEAMGDKAKAKEAAIESDCPVVPGSTGAVPTEQDALDWAEKIGYPVLLKAVAGGGGRGIRRVDNREELPPAFRTAQAEAQASFGSGEMLVEKCVVKPRHVEIQILGDEHGNVLHIGERECSVQNLRHQKIVEEAPCVVLTPELRGKMGDAAVRVAKQVGYSNAGTVEFLLDANGDFYFLEMNTRIQVEHPVTEMVSGLDLVQWQIRIASGEPLPFSQSDIQLTGHSIEARITAQDPDKDFAPSTGTLTRWDPPGFRGIRLDTHVYAGFTVSPYYDPMIAKLIVTAESRELAVRRLQVALDEFNVEGIQTNIPFLRRLVRHPDYVSGRVSTAFVGEFLQETATHA, from the coding sequence ATGTTCCAAAGAGTGCTCATCGCAAACCGCGGCGAAATCGCCTGCCGTGTGATCCGCGCGTGCCACGAACTCGGCATCGAGGCCATTGCCGTGCATAGCCAAGCCGACCGGGATTCGCGACACGTCCACATGGCCGACCGGTCGATTTGCATCGGCGCCGGAACCAACGCCGACAGCTATCTGAACCTCGCCAACGTCCTTTCGGCTTGCGAAATCACCGGGGCCGACGCCGTCCACCCCGGTTTCGGCTACTTTAGCGAACGACCCCGATTTGCCGAAGCGCTCGGCTCCATGGGAATCAAATTCATTGGGCCCAGCGTCGCCGCCATCGAGGCCATGGGGGACAAAGCCAAGGCTAAGGAAGCCGCCATCGAATCCGATTGCCCGGTCGTCCCCGGATCCACCGGCGCCGTCCCCACCGAACAAGACGCCCTGGATTGGGCCGAAAAAATTGGCTACCCGGTTTTGCTCAAAGCGGTCGCCGGCGGAGGCGGTCGGGGAATCCGGCGCGTCGACAACCGCGAAGAACTCCCCCCCGCTTTCAGGACCGCCCAGGCCGAAGCCCAAGCCAGTTTTGGCAGCGGCGAGATGCTGGTTGAAAAGTGCGTCGTCAAACCCCGCCACGTGGAAATCCAAATCCTTGGCGACGAGCACGGAAACGTCCTCCACATTGGCGAACGGGAGTGCTCGGTTCAAAATCTGCGCCATCAAAAAATCGTCGAGGAAGCCCCGTGCGTGGTTCTTACGCCAGAACTCCGGGGAAAGATGGGGGATGCGGCCGTCCGCGTGGCCAAACAAGTCGGATATTCCAACGCCGGTACGGTTGAGTTCTTGCTTGATGCCAACGGGGATTTCTACTTCCTTGAAATGAACACGCGAATCCAGGTCGAACACCCGGTCACGGAAATGGTCAGCGGGCTCGACCTCGTCCAATGGCAAATCCGGATCGCCAGCGGGGAACCACTGCCCTTTTCCCAAAGCGATATCCAACTCACCGGGCATTCCATCGAAGCCCGCATCACCGCGCAAGACCCAGACAAAGATTTTGCCCCTTCCACCGGCACGCTGACCCGGTGGGATCCGCCCGGATTCCGTGGTATCCGCTTGGACACCCACGTCTATGCCGGGTTCACGGTCTCGCCCTATTACGACCCGATGATCGCCAAGCTCATCGTCACCGCCGAATCCCGCGAGCTCGCCGTGCGCCGGCTCCAGGTTGCCCTCGATGAATTCAATGTCGAAGGGATCCAGACCAATATCCCGTTCTTGCGCCGGCTGGTTCGGCACCCGGATTACGTTTCCGGAAGGGTGAGCACCGCCTTTGTCGGCGAATTCTTGCAAGAGACGGCCACACATGCCTGA
- the nusB gene encoding transcription antitermination factor NusB has protein sequence MPDDAAANQSHSRRLARELAFQALYMRHIGSVDRKTAIETALVRQPMAEDAAVFVDMVVSGVDSETTFLDNQIEPFLAKGWTLSRIAVSDLIVLRLAAYEMFFQPDIPPKVTISQAVDLAKRFGTAESGSFVNGVLGNLLEASPKADWIPPVLDGGDGLEANNTVELPMGQPEAEEPDEPPSDDATVGSWVIKRDDPPAGK, from the coding sequence ATGCCTGACGATGCGGCCGCCAACCAAAGCCATTCCCGGCGGTTGGCCAGGGAGCTGGCGTTTCAAGCCCTTTATATGCGGCATATCGGTTCGGTAGACCGCAAGACCGCCATCGAAACTGCCCTTGTCCGGCAGCCCATGGCCGAGGACGCGGCCGTTTTTGTCGACATGGTCGTTTCTGGTGTCGATTCGGAAACCACTTTTTTGGATAACCAGATCGAGCCGTTTTTGGCCAAAGGTTGGACTCTTTCTCGGATTGCCGTTTCCGACCTGATCGTTTTGAGGCTTGCCGCCTATGAAATGTTCTTCCAGCCGGACATTCCGCCAAAGGTAACCATTTCACAAGCCGTCGATTTGGCCAAGCGTTTTGGAACGGCCGAAAGCGGCAGTTTTGTCAACGGTGTGCTCGGCAATTTGTTGGAGGCTTCGCCCAAGGCAGATTGGATCCCCCCGGTGCTGGATGGGGGGGACGGACTGGAAGCCAACAACACAGTTGAACTCCCAATGGGCCAGCCCGAAGCCGAAGAGCCGGACGAGCCGCCCTCCGATGACGCGACCGTGGGGAGTTGGGTCATCAAGCGCGACGACCCGCCAGCCGGCAAATGA
- a CDS encoding replication-associated recombination protein A: MSLFEGDSPNIQPGDLPLASRMRPQTLDDYVGQGHLLAPGSPVEQAIRQGKLGSVVLWAPPGCGKTTLASIIAYYSHSALVSMSAVTAGVADIRKAAAEAKSRYQLTQKPTLLLVDEIHHFNKSQQDSLLGYLEDGTFRFIGATTENPYFALNDALLSRARVLPLKPLQSSDVSLLIDRALSDGDRGIGNGRYTLADEAKEFLLQLADGDARLALNALETAATITPIGGEISLETAEQVLQRQAIRYDKKGDSHYDTISAFIKSIRGSDTDAALHYLARMIEAGEDPRFIARRLMILASEDIGNAEPQGLVIASATLNAVAAVGMPESRIILAQCVAFLAEAPKSNRAYLAVDQALADVRAGKIGPIPMHLRNAAHSGMKEHGYGKGYQYPHDDPRGWVEENYLPEGHGLKTPYYKPSAHGYEAKIVERRKSRMQKKTGG, from the coding sequence ATGAGCCTCTTCGAAGGAGATTCGCCAAACATCCAGCCGGGCGACCTCCCGCTGGCCAGCCGGATGCGCCCCCAAACGCTGGATGACTATGTGGGGCAGGGTCACTTGCTTGCCCCGGGTTCCCCAGTTGAACAAGCCATCCGGCAAGGAAAGCTGGGATCGGTTGTGCTTTGGGCCCCACCCGGATGCGGCAAAACCACTTTGGCCTCGATCATCGCCTATTATTCGCATTCAGCCCTGGTGTCGATGAGCGCAGTCACCGCCGGGGTCGCCGACATCCGAAAAGCCGCCGCCGAAGCCAAATCCCGTTACCAGCTCACCCAAAAACCCACCCTCCTGCTCGTGGACGAAATCCACCACTTCAACAAGTCCCAACAAGATTCGTTGCTGGGCTACCTGGAAGATGGCACATTCCGGTTCATCGGGGCCACAACCGAAAACCCGTATTTTGCGCTCAATGATGCCTTGCTCTCGCGCGCCCGCGTATTGCCGCTCAAGCCACTGCAATCGAGCGATGTTTCATTGTTGATCGACCGGGCTCTTTCCGATGGCGACCGCGGCATTGGCAACGGGCGGTACACCCTGGCTGACGAGGCCAAGGAATTCCTGCTGCAACTCGCAGACGGTGATGCCCGGCTGGCATTGAATGCCCTTGAAACCGCCGCCACCATCACCCCTATCGGCGGCGAAATCTCCCTGGAAACCGCCGAGCAAGTCCTGCAACGCCAGGCGATCCGCTACGACAAAAAAGGGGATTCACATTACGACACCATCAGTGCCTTCATCAAGAGCATCCGGGGTTCCGATACCGACGCCGCGCTTCACTACCTGGCCCGGATGATCGAAGCTGGCGAAGACCCCCGGTTCATCGCCCGGCGGTTGATGATCCTGGCCAGCGAGGACATCGGCAATGCCGAACCGCAGGGCCTGGTCATCGCATCCGCAACTTTGAACGCGGTCGCCGCTGTCGGGATGCCCGAAAGCCGGATCATTCTGGCCCAATGCGTGGCCTTTTTGGCAGAAGCCCCCAAAAGCAACCGCGCTTACTTGGCCGTCGATCAGGCGTTGGCCGATGTGCGGGCGGGGAAAATCGGCCCGATCCCCATGCACCTGCGCAATGCCGCCCACTCGGGCATGAAAGAACACGGCTACGGCAAGGGATACCAGTACCCGCACGACGACCCGCGCGGATGGGTCGAAGAGAATTACCTTCCTGAGGGCCACGGGCTGAAAACTCCCTATTACAAACCAAGTGCCCACGGCTACGAAGCGAAGATCGTGGAACGGCGGAAGAGTCGGATGCAAAAGAAAACCGGCGGGTGA
- the rpsI gene encoding 30S ribosomal protein S9, with the protein MRFANPNQSYGTGRRKSAIARVWVEPGDGSITINGRDFKAYLCRPVLEILVKSPLVAIDSDAQYNVRALVKGGGVVGQAGAIKLGIARALLQRDENTRKELRAGGFLTRDARVKERKKYGRKKARRGFQFVKR; encoded by the coding sequence ATGCGATTTGCCAACCCCAACCAATCTTACGGCACTGGCCGCCGCAAAAGCGCCATCGCCCGCGTGTGGGTCGAACCCGGCGATGGGTCGATCACCATCAATGGCCGCGACTTCAAAGCCTATCTCTGCCGCCCGGTCCTGGAAATCCTGGTCAAAAGCCCGCTGGTCGCCATCGATAGCGATGCTCAGTACAACGTTCGCGCCCTTGTGAAGGGTGGCGGCGTTGTCGGCCAAGCCGGCGCCATCAAGCTGGGTATTGCCCGCGCCCTTTTGCAACGGGATGAAAACACCCGCAAAGAACTCCGCGCTGGCGGCTTCCTGACCCGCGATGCCCGGGTCAAGGAACGCAAGAAGTACGGCCGCAAAAAAGCCCGCCGCGGCTTCCAGTTCGTCAAGCGCTAA
- the rplM gene encoding 50S ribosomal protein L13 produces the protein MNRTTTTKPAEVERQWHVVDATGIPVGRLAAAVAQVLRGKHKPTFAYHVDAGDFVVVVNAGKAALTGTKGKELVYWHTGWPGGIRNISREDLRESNPVRMIEKSVWGMLPKGRLGRQIVKKLKVYAGADHPHAAQNPVPMEIK, from the coding sequence ATGAATAGAACAACAACGACCAAGCCCGCAGAAGTCGAGCGGCAATGGCACGTGGTGGATGCAACCGGGATCCCGGTTGGCCGCCTCGCCGCCGCCGTGGCGCAAGTGCTGCGTGGCAAACACAAACCGACTTTCGCATACCACGTGGATGCCGGCGACTTCGTCGTCGTCGTCAATGCCGGCAAAGCCGCCCTCACCGGCACCAAAGGCAAAGAACTCGTTTATTGGCACACCGGCTGGCCCGGCGGAATCCGCAACATCAGCCGAGAAGATTTGCGGGAAAGCAACCCAGTTCGCATGATCGAAAAATCGGTTTGGGGCATGTTGCCCAAGGGCCGCTTAGGACGCCAAATTGTGAAAAAGCTCAAGGTGTATGCTGGGGCCGATCACCCGCACGCCGCTCAAAACCCGGTTCCCATGGAGATCAAGTAA
- the truA gene encoding tRNA pseudouridine(38-40) synthase TruA, producing the protein MRPKPPSSNLSIKRTKLTVAYDGTDFCGWAPQHGLRSVHGTLKDGLCQVTGKEVELYGASRTDSGAHARGQVCHFDPPVPIPVDRWVGALSRVLPRDLSILKAEEVAPDFDSRFMARKRHYRYRILTGPRDPHRMRFAHWHWTVLDAPQMHRAAQLLVGEHDFLAFSQELEGTENTVRTLFHLQVRQVRDEVWLDVQGTAFVRGMMRRIAGCLLEIGRGKREPDWIGNLLTATDKSSIDWPPVLPACGLTLMRVSYGRHPKDHRFE; encoded by the coding sequence ATGCGGCCGAAACCGCCGTCCTCGAACTTGTCGATTAAAAGAACGAAACTCACCGTCGCCTACGACGGAACCGACTTTTGCGGCTGGGCGCCGCAACACGGGCTGAGATCAGTCCACGGCACATTGAAAGATGGGCTTTGCCAGGTGACTGGCAAAGAGGTTGAGCTTTACGGGGCGAGCCGCACAGATAGCGGCGCCCACGCCCGGGGGCAGGTCTGTCACTTCGACCCGCCGGTTCCCATACCGGTCGATAGGTGGGTTGGGGCATTGAGCCGAGTCTTGCCCAGGGATCTTTCGATCTTGAAGGCCGAAGAGGTGGCGCCAGACTTCGATTCCCGGTTCATGGCCCGCAAACGCCATTACCGATACCGGATTTTGACCGGCCCTCGCGACCCCCACCGGATGAGGTTTGCCCATTGGCATTGGACCGTCCTGGATGCGCCGCAAATGCACAGGGCCGCACAGCTCCTGGTTGGCGAACACGATTTCTTGGCATTCAGCCAAGAGTTGGAAGGCACGGAGAATACGGTTCGGACGTTGTTCCATCTCCAAGTCCGGCAAGTGCGCGACGAGGTGTGGCTGGATGTCCAGGGCACGGCCTTCGTCCGGGGGATGATGAGGCGGATCGCCGGATGCCTGCTGGAAATCGGGCGCGGCAAACGTGAGCCGGATTGGATCGGCAACCTGCTGACCGCAACCGACAAAAGCTCGATCGATTGGCCCCCGGTGCTCCCCGCGTGCGGCCTGACCCTCATGCGGGTGTCCTATGGCAGGCACCCCAAAGACCACAGATTTGAATGA
- the rplQ gene encoding 50S ribosomal protein L17, with the protein MRHKVDRRKLGLPSDQRKALLTNLARQFVRHGYVHTTMGRAKELRRIVERLITLGKKDTLASRREARKVLVGHSSSSAKPQRLLAGKSDAEKMQILVDRSLINGEDLVKHLFDNVAPRYASRNGGYTRLTRTGQRRGDAAETAVLELVD; encoded by the coding sequence ATGCGACACAAGGTGGATCGACGAAAGCTGGGGTTGCCCAGCGACCAGCGCAAAGCTCTCTTGACGAACCTGGCCCGCCAATTCGTGCGGCACGGCTATGTGCACACCACCATGGGCCGCGCCAAAGAACTCCGGCGGATCGTCGAGCGGCTCATCACCCTGGGCAAAAAAGACACCCTGGCCAGCCGCCGCGAAGCGCGCAAAGTCCTTGTTGGGCATTCTTCCAGCAGCGCCAAGCCGCAACGGTTGTTGGCCGGCAAATCCGATGCCGAAAAAATGCAGATTTTGGTCGACCGGAGCCTGATCAATGGTGAAGACCTTGTCAAGCACCTGTTTGACAACGTGGCCCCGCGCTACGCATCGCGCAACGGGGGCTACACCCGGCTAACTCGCACCGGGCAGCGGCGGGGAGATGCGGCCGAAACCGCCGTCCTCGAACTTGTCGATTAA
- a CDS encoding DNA-directed RNA polymerase subunit alpha, translating into MPHIQTLDIERDYAKFVLEPLERGYGQTIGNALRRVLLSSIAGAAVTAVRIEKVFHEFAEIPGLKEDATEFLLNLKDLAIRVDPDMAIPEEIILKIDVKGPGRVTGADIECPEGVSIVNPECYLATISDKGATLTAELYASWGTGYVLPEKQEKYKGMIGILTTGSQFTPVKKVNYTVEATRVGQRTDYERMVLEVWTNGALGPNDAVTQSAQILDRYFRMFFDLGRASIEDIMDEGSASEEEVSNVPDIKIEELDFSQRTFNCLRRAGILNLRQLALVTEMDLNGIRGFGRKSLTEVRDRLAEHGIDLKPSKGGYINLDALEDDDF; encoded by the coding sequence ATGCCCCACATTCAAACCCTGGACATCGAAAGAGATTATGCGAAGTTCGTGCTGGAGCCGCTTGAGCGCGGCTATGGCCAAACCATCGGCAACGCGCTGCGCCGCGTGCTGCTGAGCTCCATCGCGGGGGCGGCCGTGACCGCCGTTCGGATCGAGAAGGTCTTCCACGAATTCGCCGAAATCCCCGGGCTGAAAGAAGATGCAACCGAATTTCTCCTCAATTTGAAGGATCTGGCCATCCGGGTCGATCCCGATATGGCGATCCCCGAGGAGATCATCCTCAAGATTGATGTCAAAGGCCCGGGCCGGGTGACCGGTGCAGACATCGAATGCCCAGAAGGGGTCAGCATCGTCAACCCCGAATGCTATCTGGCCACGATCAGCGACAAAGGTGCAACCCTCACCGCCGAGCTCTACGCCAGCTGGGGAACGGGCTACGTGTTGCCGGAAAAGCAAGAGAAGTACAAGGGGATGATCGGCATCCTCACCACCGGCAGCCAATTCACTCCAGTCAAAAAAGTCAATTACACGGTAGAAGCCACCCGGGTCGGACAACGGACGGACTACGAGCGCATGGTGCTAGAGGTCTGGACCAACGGCGCGCTGGGCCCCAACGATGCGGTCACCCAGTCGGCGCAGATCCTCGACCGGTACTTCCGCATGTTTTTTGACCTTGGCCGGGCGAGCATCGAAGACATCATGGATGAAGGGTCTGCTTCGGAAGAAGAAGTCAGCAACGTCCCTGATATCAAGATCGAAGAGTTGGATTTCAGCCAACGGACGTTCAACTGCCTCCGCCGGGCCGGCATCCTGAACTTGCGCCAATTGGCACTGGTGACGGAAATGGACCTCAACGGCATCCGCGGATTTGGCCGCAAATCGCTCACCGAAGTGCGCGACCGGCTCGCCGAACACGGCATCGACCTCAAGCCGAGCAAAGGCGGCTACATCAACCTCGACGCGCTCGAGGATGACGATTTCTAA
- the rpsK gene encoding 30S ribosomal protein S11: MARKNTTRGAKAKEKRQVAHGHAYVHATFNNTIVTITDPQGNTLCWASAGHVGFKGSRKGTPFAAQLAAESAAKKTSAHGMQSVDIFVSGPGGGRETAIRSLSQNGLEVKSLRDVTSVPHNGCRPPKKRRV; this comes from the coding sequence ATGGCACGCAAGAACACAACCCGTGGGGCAAAGGCAAAGGAAAAGCGGCAGGTCGCCCATGGCCACGCCTATGTCCATGCCACGTTCAACAACACCATCGTCACCATCACGGACCCGCAGGGCAACACGCTTTGTTGGGCGAGCGCCGGCCATGTCGGATTCAAGGGGAGCCGGAAAGGCACGCCGTTTGCCGCCCAGCTGGCAGCCGAAAGCGCCGCCAAAAAAACCTCGGCCCACGGGATGCAATCCGTGGACATTTTTGTATCGGGCCCCGGCGGCGGCCGGGAAACCGCGATCCGCTCGCTGAGCCAAAACGGGCTGGAAGTCAAATCGCTCCGCGATGTGACCAGCGTGCCCCACAACGGATGCCGGCCTCCCAAAAAGCGCCGCGTTTAA
- the rpsM gene encoding 30S ribosomal protein S13, producing MARIAGVDLPRDKGVYYGIQAIYGIGPAKATEIIEKSGLDPRIKVRDLTEEQVGMLRNIIDEGYQVEGDLRREVFSNIRRLMEIGCYRGLRHRRGLPVHGQRTRSNARTRKGKAKTVAGKKKAKK from the coding sequence ATGGCGCGTATTGCAGGTGTTGACCTCCCACGGGACAAAGGCGTTTATTACGGCATCCAGGCCATTTATGGCATTGGGCCGGCCAAAGCCACCGAAATCATTGAAAAATCGGGTTTGGACCCGCGCATCAAAGTCCGTGATTTGACGGAAGAGCAAGTCGGGATGTTGCGGAACATCATCGACGAGGGCTACCAAGTCGAAGGGGATTTGCGCCGCGAGGTCTTTTCCAACATCCGCCGCCTGATGGAGATCGGCTGCTACCGGGGGCTGCGCCACCGCCGGGGCTTGCCTGTTCACGGCCAGCGCACGCGGAGCAACGCCCGCACCCGCAAGGGCAAGGCCAAGACGGTCGCCGGCAAGAAGAAGGCGAAGAAGTAA
- the rpmJ gene encoding 50S ribosomal protein L36, translating into MKVRASVKKMCEKCKVIKRKGVVRVICINPKHKQRQG; encoded by the coding sequence ATGAAAGTCCGGGCCAGTGTGAAAAAAATGTGCGAAAAGTGCAAGGTTATCAAGCGGAAGGGCGTGGTGCGCGTGATTTGCATCAACCCCAAGCACAAACAACGGCAGGGCTGA
- the infA gene encoding translation initiation factor IF-1 translates to MARSFSGGRGGRGRGRGPAKKTTEESTKEEGIQLEGIVVENLPNQLFRIKLVETDQEVLAYLAGKMRRGWMRIMTGDKVTVEFSPYDMERCRIVYRHRG, encoded by the coding sequence ATGGCGAGAAGCTTTTCAGGCGGGCGTGGCGGACGGGGTCGGGGGCGTGGCCCAGCCAAGAAAACGACCGAAGAGAGCACCAAGGAAGAAGGAATCCAGTTGGAAGGGATCGTGGTTGAAAACCTGCCCAACCAACTGTTTCGCATCAAATTGGTTGAAACCGACCAAGAGGTTTTGGCCTACTTGGCGGGAAAGATGCGCCGGGGTTGGATGCGCATCATGACCGGTGACAAGGTCACGGTCGAGTTTTCTCCGTACGATATGGAACGGTGCCGGATCGTGTACCGCCACCGGGGCTGA
- the map gene encoding type I methionyl aminopeptidase, with protein MIHIKDSSEIAKMERAGRIIAKTMAEVSQSMVAGKSTLSELDALAEKIILAEGGVPSFKGYRGFPAAACISVNDRVVHGIPDGTVVQEGDIVSLDFGVIWDGWHADSAWTFPVGTVSERARRLLNVTRESLMQGIAKARVGNRVGDISAAVQTYVERNGYSVVRDLVGHGIGQSLHEEPSVPNFGKPRKGPPLKAGMTFCIEPMVNEGGYQVVTLEDGWTVATRDGKLSAHFEHTVAVTADGPLILTGSE; from the coding sequence GTGATCCACATCAAGGACAGCTCCGAAATCGCCAAAATGGAGCGTGCCGGCCGCATCATTGCCAAAACAATGGCCGAAGTGAGCCAATCGATGGTGGCAGGCAAATCGACTCTTTCCGAACTCGACGCCCTTGCGGAGAAAATCATCTTGGCCGAAGGCGGGGTCCCAAGTTTCAAAGGCTACCGGGGCTTCCCAGCGGCCGCTTGCATCAGCGTGAATGACCGAGTTGTGCACGGCATTCCCGATGGCACAGTTGTCCAGGAAGGCGATATCGTTTCGCTGGATTTTGGGGTGATTTGGGATGGTTGGCATGCGGATTCTGCCTGGACGTTCCCGGTGGGGACAGTTTCGGAACGGGCCCGCCGGCTATTGAACGTCACCCGGGAGTCCCTGATGCAGGGCATAGCCAAAGCCCGGGTTGGAAACCGGGTCGGCGATATATCGGCGGCTGTCCAGACTTATGTGGAACGGAACGGATATTCGGTTGTGCGCGACTTGGTGGGGCATGGGATCGGGCAGAGCTTGCACGAGGAGCCGAGCGTGCCAAATTTCGGCAAACCGCGCAAGGGGCCTCCGCTCAAGGCCGGAATGACGTTTTGCATCGAGCCGATGGTCAACGAAGGCGGCTATCAAGTCGTCACTTTGGAGGACGGCTGGACGGTTGCGACCCGAGACGGTAAACTGTCGGCTCACTTTGAGCACACGGTGGCGGTGACGGCCGATGGGCCGCTGATCTTGACCGGCTCGGAGTGA
- a CDS encoding adenylate kinase, producing the protein MPVRLILVGPPGVGKGTQSALIEAKYGAKPLSSGMIFRAEIEAQTDLGELAKSYIDRGELVPNGVTIQMMLKRLRSPEVQDKGFILDGFPRTVRQAEALDEELKREKISLDKVVSLEVQDDVIIGRLAGRMGCTKCGAIYHRINKPPKREGFCDNCNSPIIIREDDNPETIRERLRVFHENTAPVVGHYEAQGKLLRVESSRDPAEVFGDIERGLGL; encoded by the coding sequence GTGCCGGTGCGCCTCATCCTTGTTGGCCCGCCCGGAGTTGGTAAGGGCACCCAATCGGCCCTCATTGAGGCGAAGTACGGAGCAAAGCCCCTGTCTTCCGGCATGATTTTTCGCGCCGAAATCGAGGCGCAGACCGACCTGGGCGAATTGGCCAAAAGCTACATCGACCGGGGCGAATTGGTGCCCAACGGCGTGACCATCCAGATGATGCTCAAGCGGTTGCGGTCACCAGAAGTCCAAGACAAGGGCTTCATACTGGACGGCTTTCCCCGCACCGTACGCCAGGCCGAAGCCTTGGACGAAGAACTCAAACGCGAAAAAATCTCGCTCGACAAGGTCGTCTCGCTGGAAGTCCAAGACGATGTCATCATCGGGCGCCTGGCGGGCCGGATGGGTTGCACCAAGTGCGGCGCGATCTACCACCGCATCAACAAACCACCGAAACGCGAAGGGTTTTGCGACAATTGCAACAGCCCAATCATCATCCGCGAAGACGACAACCCAGAGACCATCCGGGAGCGGTTGCGGGTATTCCACGAGAACACGGCGCCAGTTGTCGGCCACTATGAGGCGCAGGGCAAGCTCTTGCGCGTGGAATCGAGCCGGGATCCGGCCGAGGTGTTCGGGGATATCGAACGGGGTCTTGGCCTGTGA
- the secY gene encoding preprotein translocase subunit SecY, with translation MSYAGSGSKRGAGDKGLRFSLFETLRLAWADDDLRSRLQFILLILAVYAIGVNIPVPVPGISPTAIEDLVRNNPMFQIINTIGGGAFKRISIFALGLNPYIVASIILQVLTYGIPQWKEEMKEGGEYARRQQNRRTRFLTIGLCVFQGLGLLTAMGPALLQVQPLHRALIILFWTAGSMLLLWLGEQVSERGVGNGISVLIFTGIVISLPAIVQGLFEGVTTGQVQIWQVVALIAIFFATTWFIVLFTISQRRIPIQHMRRNFGTKAMGGQVSYLPIAVAMAGVIPIIFAITLVYLPAQFSAMFPTDSAPHQILTTIAEFMSPNFTTPKGYLGAAVYLLMIFFFTYFWTALQYNVEDIADNLKRGGSYIQGIRPGKQTRDYLNGVVSRITFIGAVFLAVAALTQFILPVVIPQLARTIGLVAGTSLLIMVSVALETMRQLEANLITKQYEG, from the coding sequence GTGAGCTACGCCGGGTCGGGGTCTAAGCGGGGGGCTGGGGATAAAGGTCTCCGGTTCTCTCTGTTCGAGACGCTCCGCCTCGCATGGGCGGACGATGATCTGCGGTCTCGGCTGCAGTTCATCTTGTTGATCTTGGCGGTGTACGCCATCGGCGTCAACATCCCCGTCCCCGTCCCCGGCATCAGCCCAACCGCCATCGAAGATTTGGTTCGGAACAACCCGATGTTCCAGATCATCAACACCATCGGCGGCGGGGCGTTTAAACGCATTTCCATTTTTGCCCTCGGGCTCAACCCTTATATCGTCGCCTCCATCATCTTGCAAGTTCTCACTTATGGGATTCCGCAATGGAAAGAAGAGATGAAAGAGGGCGGGGAATATGCCCGCCGCCAACAAAACCGGCGAACCCGGTTCCTCACCATCGGCCTTTGCGTGTTTCAAGGTCTCGGCCTTCTCACCGCGATGGGTCCAGCGCTCTTGCAGGTTCAACCGCTCCACCGAGCGTTGATCATCCTGTTCTGGACGGCGGGTTCCATGCTGCTTTTGTGGCTCGGCGAGCAGGTCAGCGAGCGGGGTGTGGGCAACGGCATTTCGGTTTTGATCTTCACCGGGATCGTGATCTCGCTCCCCGCGATCGTCCAGGGCCTTTTTGAAGGGGTGACGACCGGCCAAGTCCAAATCTGGCAGGTGGTGGCCCTTATTGCGATTTTCTTTGCCACGACTTGGTTCATCGTGCTGTTCACGATCAGCCAAAGGCGCATCCCCATCCAGCATATGCGCCGGAACTTCGGCACAAAAGCCATGGGTGGGCAGGTCAGTTACCTGCCGATCGCCGTGGCCATGGCCGGGGTCATCCCCATCATCTTCGCCATCACGTTGGTGTACCTGCCGGCGCAGTTTTCGGCGATGTTCCCGACCGATTCGGCCCCGCACCAGATTTTGACGACGATCGCAGAGTTCATGTCCCCGAACTTCACGACACCCAAAGGGTATCTCGGGGCGGCGGTTTACCTGCTCATGATCTTCTTCTTCACCTATTTCTGGACTGCCCTCCAATACAACGTTGAAGACATTGCCGACAACCTCAAGCGCGGCGGCAGTTACATCCAGGGGATTCGGCCGGGCAAACAGACTCGGGATTACCTCAATGGTGTCGTCTCGCGCATCACGTTCATCGGCGCGGTGTTCTTAGCAGTGGCGGCTTTGACGCAGTTCATCCTGCCCGTCGTCATCCCGCAGCTCGCCCGGACAATCGGTTTGGTTGCCGGCACGTCGCTCCTCATCATGGTCAGCGTCGCCCTGGAAACCATGCGCCAACTTGAAGCGAACCTGATCACCAAACAATACGAAGGGTGA